The Paenibacillus sp. RC334 nucleotide sequence TTACGAAGGATTTTGAGCTGAGGCAATGGATAAGGATCACGCTCTAGCTGCGTATGCACTTGTTGCATATGATTTGAATAAATATGCACATCGCCGCCTGACCAAATGAATTCGCCTGGCTCCAAACCACACTGCTGTGCAACCATATGCGTTAGCAATGCATAACTGGCGATATTGAAAGGAAGGCCAAGGAAGGTATCGACTGAGCGCATGGTCAGCATGCAGGAAAGCTTCCCTCCGGCCACATAAAACTGAAATACGAAATGGCATGGCGGGAGCTTCATTGAATCGATTTCAGCCACATTCCAGGCACTGACGATATGTCGTCGGGAATCCGGGTTGTTTTTAATCGCTTCAATGACATTTGTAATCTGGTCGATATGTTGTCCGTCTGTTGTTTCCCACGCACGCCATTGTGAGCCATACACAGGGCCCAGATTCCCCTGCTCATCTGCCCATTCGTCCCAAATGGTAACCCCGTTCTCTTTGAGGTAAGAAATGTTAGTATCTCCCCGCAAGAACCACAGCAACTCATGGATAACGGATTTCAAATGTACTCTTTTAGTTGTCATCAAGGGAAAGCCCTTGGCCAGATCAAAGCGGAGCTGTCTTCCGAAAACAGAAAGTGTTCCCGTCCCTGTACGGTCCTCTTTTTTCACTCCATTCTCCAATATATCCTCCAGCAGTTCCAAGTAATTGCGCACTTTATTTCTCTCCTTTAAGCATGAATAAACACCAGTATTCATAAAATCTGGACGTAACTGAACGTAAAACCGTTTCACGTTAACGAACAGCATCCAGTATTCCAAAGCCCGCAGCGTCAAATTCTAATCTAGAAAAGACCTGCTATTCTGCACCCATATCTATATTTAGTTTATCATGGACTACGCATTATTGACTATCCACTGTGTGAATTTTCATCGTCGTCCTGAAAATCCTAAAATATGAAAAAAAGAGGCAAAGAACGCAGATATAGCGCTCCTTGCCTCTCTTTCCATGTATGAAAATCAAAAACAAGATAATGAATTGGGATTAGCGACGTGGTGCCAATGCATGGATCGGATGACCCAGCACGACTTCCGCTGCTTCCATAACGATTTCGCCCAATGTAGGGTGAGCATGAATAGTCAAGGAGATATCTTCGAGTGTAGCCCCCATTTCAATCGCCAGACCCAGCTCAGCAATAAGGTTGGAAGCT carries:
- the thyA gene encoding thymidylate synthase, with protein sequence MRNYLELLEDILENGVKKEDRTGTGTLSVFGRQLRFDLAKGFPLMTTKRVHLKSVIHELLWFLRGDTNISYLKENGVTIWDEWADEQGNLGPVYGSQWRAWETTDGQHIDQITNVIEAIKNNPDSRRHIVSAWNVAEIDSMKLPPCHFVFQFYVAGGKLSCMLTMRSVDTFLGLPFNIASYALLTHMVAQQCGLEPGEFIWSGGDVHIYSNHMQQVHTQLERDPYPLPQLKILRKPDSIFDYTYEDFAFENYEYHPGIKAPVAI